The Chaetodon auriga isolate fChaAug3 chromosome 3, fChaAug3.hap1, whole genome shotgun sequence genome has a window encoding:
- the LOC143318077 gene encoding proproteinase E-like — MMKVAFVLLFAAYAYGCGAPSHQPLMSRVVNGEDARPYSWPWQVSLQFSIFSKYLHNCGGTLLSPNWVLTAAHCIGPTYRVVLGDYDLTNDEGYEQIRNVEKTVVHPKWNGNCPACGYDIAMIKLASPADLNEKVQPSCVPQSGEIAPNNDPCYITGWGSLYTNGPAASKLQQALLPVVSHDICTRRDWWGSTVKTIMVCAGGDIRSGCSGDSGGPLNCKGADGKWYVQGVTSFVSGLGCNTIKKPTVFTRTSSFTDWIADTMLQY, encoded by the exons ATGATGAAAGTTGCCtttgtcctgctgtttgctgcctaCG CCTACGGGTGTGGCGCGCCCTCCCATCAGCCCTTGATGAGCCGTGTGGTGAACGGGGAAGATGCTCGACCCTACAGCTGGCCCTGGCAG GTTTCTCTGCAGTTTTCGATTTTCTCTAAGTACTTGCACAACTGTGGAGGCACTCTGCTCAGTCCTAACTGGGTCTTGACCGCTGCCCACTGCATCGG ACCTACATACCGTGTGGTGCTGGGCGATTACGACCTCACCAATGATGAGGGCTATGAACAGATAAGAAATGTGGAGAAGACTGTGGTTCATCCCAAGTGGAACGGTAACTGCCCGGCTTGTGG TTATGACATTGCGATGATCAAACTGGCCTCACCTGCCGATCTGAACGAGAAGGTGCAGCCCTCCTGTGTGCCACAGAGTGGAGAGATTGCTCCTAACAATGACCCCTGCTACATCACTGGCTGGGGAAGCCTCTACA CTAATGGTCCTGCTGCCTCTAAGCTCCAGCAGGCTCTCCTCCCTGTGGTCAGCCATGACATCTGCACCCGCAGAGACTGGTGGGGCAGCACTGTGAAGACCATAATGGTCTGTGCTGGTGGTGACATTCGCTCTGGCTGCAGT ggagaTTCAGGAGGCCCTCTGAACTGCAAGGGTGCTGATGGCAAATGGTACGTGCAGGGGGTTACCAGCTTCGTCTCTGGCCTTGGATGCAACACCATCAAGAAGCCCACGGTGTTCACTCGCACCTCTTCCTTCACCGACTGGATTGCTGAT ACTATGCTGCAGTACTGA